The proteins below come from a single Faecalibaculum rodentium genomic window:
- the rimP gene encoding ribosome maturation factor RimP — MKELQKWIEPVLKEHGCRLYEIQWLTNQKPPILQIAAEKEDGTMDLDTCAVCSDAISALLDEKDWNDQEYMLEVCSPGAERELKTEQDLQNALGQYVYVKLREPKQGLADVRGDLAALEPESVTVHYKDKGRPKKLVVDRDNISLIMTAVKI; from the coding sequence ATGAAAGAACTGCAGAAGTGGATCGAACCGGTCCTCAAAGAACATGGCTGCAGACTTTACGAGATCCAGTGGCTGACCAATCAGAAGCCTCCCATCCTGCAGATCGCTGCAGAGAAGGAAGACGGGACCATGGACCTGGATACTTGCGCAGTCTGCTCGGACGCCATCAGCGCCCTTCTGGATGAAAAAGACTGGAATGACCAGGAATATATGCTGGAGGTTTGCTCCCCCGGCGCGGAGCGGGAACTGAAGACTGAACAGGACCTGCAGAACGCCCTGGGACAATATGTATATGTGAAGCTCCGGGAACCGAAGCAGGGTCTGGCGGATGTACGCGGCGACCTGGCAGCACTGGAGCCCGAGAGCGTGACGGTCCATTACAAGGACAAGGGACGTCCGAAGAAGCTGGTCGTGGACAGGGACAACATCTCGCTGATCATGACAGCGGTGAAAATATAG
- the nusA gene encoding transcription termination factor NusA, with the protein MKLKVESLATALRGIESDRELSQDIVEEALTEALTKAYRKYIDVPDAYVRVEIKNGNVQIWHERLVVDSPEEDLDPDLEVSLAEARGIRPGAKPGDMIDEEVDFRNFDRAAVVLAKNVMKQKIREAEKAKVYEEYCDKVDDMVKGTIETVEEKFVIVNIGKTLAMMKKSDQIPTEQYHEGERLPVVITEVNKDTKGAQVLVSRSSPVFVKRLFEREVPEIYNGVIEIKAIAREAGERCKLAVMSHNENIDPIGACIGPRGSRVQTIINELNGEKIDIFEWSDNISTLIKNALAPSEAIAVIPNENVKDGLIVVVPDNQLSLAIGKKGKNARLAVRLSNHKIDIKSQSEMDELGIDYMTIAREQEEAWEAKKAAERAYRQQEKQAAFKEDTGDIESIESADFTYADEPEETTAVDTLYESENLPEPAPETEPAVVEEEDLPAVAQEEDLPAPAQPEPVAKPERELDEMELAAKIAREKRKEHALDTREYKSKFEDFAGAHTKQEPAAAKKKRWDDRRDRDQDKDKEKEKKKPSFEAMRPIYSDEELAEIEEREAAQTEAWDDDVDYEEFDDYYD; encoded by the coding sequence ATGAAGCTGAAAGTTGAGTCGCTGGCCACAGCTCTGCGGGGCATTGAATCGGACCGCGAACTTTCCCAGGACATCGTGGAGGAAGCGCTGACCGAAGCGCTGACAAAGGCCTACCGCAAGTACATTGACGTTCCCGATGCCTATGTCCGGGTGGAGATCAAAAACGGCAACGTGCAGATCTGGCACGAACGTCTGGTGGTGGACAGCCCGGAGGAAGACCTGGATCCGGATCTGGAAGTTTCCCTGGCGGAAGCACGGGGAATCAGACCCGGCGCAAAACCCGGCGATATGATCGACGAGGAAGTGGATTTCCGGAACTTCGACCGTGCGGCTGTCGTGCTGGCCAAGAATGTCATGAAGCAGAAGATCCGCGAGGCGGAAAAAGCCAAGGTATATGAGGAGTACTGCGACAAGGTGGATGACATGGTGAAGGGAACCATCGAAACGGTGGAGGAAAAGTTCGTCATTGTGAACATCGGCAAGACACTGGCCATGATGAAAAAGAGCGATCAGATTCCCACGGAACAGTATCACGAGGGAGAACGCCTGCCGGTCGTGATCACGGAAGTGAACAAGGACACCAAGGGAGCGCAGGTGCTGGTGTCCCGGTCTTCCCCGGTGTTCGTGAAGCGGCTGTTCGAGCGGGAAGTGCCGGAGATCTACAACGGCGTGATCGAAATCAAGGCCATCGCCCGGGAAGCCGGAGAACGCTGCAAGCTGGCGGTCATGAGCCACAATGAGAACATCGATCCCATCGGTGCGTGCATCGGACCCCGCGGCAGCCGTGTGCAGACTATCATCAACGAACTGAACGGCGAGAAGATCGACATCTTCGAGTGGAGCGACAACATCTCCACGCTGATCAAGAATGCGCTGGCTCCCTCGGAGGCCATTGCGGTAATTCCAAACGAGAACGTCAAGGACGGCCTGATCGTGGTGGTACCGGACAACCAGCTGTCGCTGGCCATCGGCAAGAAGGGAAAGAACGCCCGCCTGGCGGTCCGTCTCTCCAATCACAAGATCGACATCAAGTCGCAGTCGGAGATGGATGAACTGGGCATTGACTATATGACCATTGCCCGTGAACAGGAAGAAGCCTGGGAGGCGAAGAAGGCAGCCGAGCGTGCCTATCGCCAGCAGGAGAAGCAGGCGGCGTTCAAGGAAGACACCGGAGACATCGAGAGCATCGAATCGGCGGACTTCACCTATGCGGATGAGCCCGAGGAAACGACGGCGGTGGATACGCTGTATGAATCCGAGAACCTGCCGGAACCTGCGCCGGAAACCGAACCGGCTGTGGTGGAGGAGGAAGACCTGCCGGCAGTCGCACAGGAAGAGGATCTGCCTGCGCCTGCTCAGCCGGAACCCGTCGCAAAACCGGAACGTGAACTGGACGAGATGGAACTGGCGGCGAAGATCGCCAGGGAAAAGCGCAAGGAGCACGCCCTGGATACCCGGGAATACAAGTCCAAGTTCGAGGACTTCGCCGGGGCCCACACAAAGCAGGAACCTGCTGCCGCGAAGAAGAAGCGCTGGGATGACCGCCGCGACCGGGATCAGGATAAGGACAAGGAAAAGGAAAAGAAAAAGCCTTCCTTTGAGGCAATGCGGCCGATTTACTCCGATGAGGAGCTGGCGGAAATCGAAGAACGGGAAGCAGCCCAGACCGAGGCCTGGGATGATGACGTGGATTACGAGGAGTTCGACGATTACTACGATTAG
- the rnpM gene encoding RNase P modulator RnpM, giving the protein MKKIPMRKCVVTQERFPKKELIRVVRTPEGQVEIDLTGKRNGHGAYMQKSAETLAKARKNKALDRALETTVPEEVYDGLATIIG; this is encoded by the coding sequence ATGAAGAAAATCCCGATGAGAAAGTGCGTCGTGACGCAGGAACGGTTCCCGAAAAAGGAGCTGATCCGTGTTGTGCGCACACCGGAAGGACAGGTGGAAATCGACCTGACCGGCAAGCGGAACGGGCATGGGGCCTATATGCAGAAGAGTGCTGAAACCCTGGCGAAGGCCCGGAAGAACAAGGCGCTGGACCGTGCACTGGAAACGACTGTACCGGAGGAAGTCTATGACGGGCTGGCGACCATCATCGGCTGA
- a CDS encoding L7Ae/L30e/S12e/Gadd45 family ribosomal protein, translating into MTDNRIISLLQLAMAAGKTVRGDGLIPAICRGKARLAVLSSETGNNTKKKILDKCRTYSVPVLELDAGEFDRISNRAMKALVVTDAGFAGRIDELRKDR; encoded by the coding sequence ATGACAGACAACAGAATCATCAGTCTTCTGCAGCTGGCCATGGCGGCGGGCAAAACCGTGCGGGGTGACGGGCTGATCCCGGCAATCTGCCGGGGAAAGGCCAGACTGGCTGTCCTGTCGTCTGAGACGGGAAACAATACGAAGAAGAAGATCCTGGACAAGTGCCGCACGTATTCTGTTCCTGTACTGGAGCTGGATGCAGGGGAATTCGACCGGATCTCAAACCGGGCAATGAAGGCACTGGTCGTGACGGATGCAGGATTTGCCGGACGGATAGATGAATTGAGAAAGGACAGGTGA
- the infB gene encoding translation initiation factor IF-2, with amino-acid sequence MAKKPNRRPNRRPNRNGGNNGGRNRNGGHGPSRTRQEAAKSITYSGTLTVGQLAELMKRNSSEIIKFLFMMGNMSTINTVLSDEDIELICMEFNTECHKEVVIEEDDIEEQIGAREFDESQLKPRPPVVTIMGHVDHGKTTLLDTIRKTNVTEGEFGGITQHIGAYQVSLKGRKVTFLDTPGHEAFTAMRARGAQITDIVVLIVAADDGVMPQTKESIDHARAAKVPMVVAVNKIDKPGANPDKVMAELSDYGVMPEEWGGDTIFTQISARSGEGVEDLLETLLLVADMSELKANPDTNASGTVVEAKLDKGRGPVATLLVQQGTLHTGDSVVVGTSYGRVRKMTNDRGMEIKTAGPSMPVEIIGLSEVPRAGDVFLTYDSYKKAAEIANHRLEKQIEKERNQSSAMSLEDLAKQINEGDVKEINVLIKADVQGSAEALKASMEKLDVDTVRVNVIGSRAGAITESDIMLASASNAIIYGFNIRPTAAVRKKAEEEGVQIRLHNIIYKALEELEAAMKGMLAPVYEEVVIGQAEVRQIFKVSKVGTIAGCMVTDGVIRRDCKVRLIREGIVVYEGDLGSLRRFDNDVKEVSAGFECGLTIEKFNDIKVDDVIEAYEDQEVKE; translated from the coding sequence GTGGCCAAGAAACCGAACAGAAGACCGAACAGACGCCCGAACCGCAATGGCGGAAACAACGGAGGGCGAAACAGAAACGGCGGGCACGGACCCTCCAGGACACGGCAGGAAGCCGCGAAGTCCATTACATACAGCGGTACGCTGACTGTGGGGCAGCTGGCGGAGCTCATGAAGCGGAACAGCTCGGAGATCATCAAGTTCCTGTTTATGATGGGCAACATGTCCACCATCAACACGGTGCTGTCGGATGAGGACATCGAGCTGATCTGCATGGAGTTCAACACCGAATGCCACAAGGAAGTCGTGATCGAGGAAGACGACATCGAGGAGCAGATCGGGGCACGGGAATTCGATGAATCCCAGCTGAAGCCGCGTCCGCCTGTGGTCACGATCATGGGTCACGTCGATCACGGAAAGACCACGCTGCTGGACACCATCCGGAAGACCAACGTCACGGAGGGTGAATTCGGCGGCATTACCCAGCACATCGGTGCCTACCAGGTGTCGCTGAAGGGCCGGAAGGTCACGTTCCTGGATACACCGGGTCACGAAGCATTCACTGCGATGCGTGCCCGCGGGGCGCAGATCACGGACATCGTGGTTCTGATCGTTGCGGCAGACGATGGCGTCATGCCGCAGACCAAGGAGTCCATTGACCACGCCCGGGCAGCGAAGGTCCCGATGGTTGTGGCTGTCAACAAAATCGACAAGCCGGGTGCCAATCCGGACAAAGTCATGGCCGAGCTCTCCGACTACGGCGTCATGCCGGAGGAATGGGGCGGTGACACGATCTTCACACAGATTTCCGCCCGGAGCGGGGAAGGTGTCGAGGATCTTCTGGAAACGCTGCTGCTGGTCGCCGACATGTCGGAGCTGAAGGCAAACCCGGATACCAATGCATCGGGTACTGTCGTGGAAGCCAAGCTGGACAAGGGCCGCGGTCCTGTGGCCACACTGCTGGTACAGCAGGGTACGCTGCACACAGGTGATTCCGTGGTGGTCGGCACGAGCTACGGCCGTGTCCGGAAGATGACCAATGACCGGGGCATGGAAATCAAGACTGCCGGTCCGTCCATGCCTGTGGAAATCATCGGTCTGTCGGAAGTGCCCCGCGCGGGTGATGTGTTCCTGACCTACGATTCCTACAAGAAGGCGGCGGAAATTGCCAACCACCGTCTGGAGAAGCAGATCGAGAAGGAACGGAACCAGTCCAGTGCGATGAGCCTGGAGGACCTGGCGAAGCAGATCAACGAGGGTGATGTGAAGGAAATCAATGTCCTGATCAAAGCCGATGTGCAGGGTTCCGCCGAAGCGCTGAAGGCTTCCATGGAGAAGCTGGATGTGGATACGGTTCGCGTCAACGTGATCGGTTCCCGTGCGGGTGCCATCACGGAGAGCGACATCATGCTGGCCAGCGCCTCGAATGCCATTATTTATGGCTTCAACATCCGTCCGACAGCGGCTGTCCGCAAGAAAGCGGAAGAGGAAGGCGTGCAGATCCGTCTGCACAACATCATCTACAAGGCCCTGGAGGAACTGGAAGCAGCCATGAAGGGCATGCTGGCACCGGTATACGAGGAAGTCGTGATCGGTCAGGCGGAAGTCCGCCAGATCTTCAAGGTCTCCAAAGTGGGTACCATTGCCGGCTGCATGGTGACCGATGGTGTGATCCGTCGCGACTGCAAGGTGCGTCTGATCCGCGAGGGCATCGTGGTATACGAAGGCGATCTTGGTTCGCTGCGGCGCTTTGACAACGACGTCAAGGAAGTCAGCGCAGGCTTTGAGTGCGGTCTGACGATCGAGAAGTTCAACGACATCAAGGTGGATGATGTGATCGAGGCCTACGAAGACCAGGAAGTGAAGGAATAA
- the rbfA gene encoding 30S ribosome-binding factor RbfA has product MPKTDRIDAILRREISRILQFELKNPKLGFVTVTDVQCTGDLSIAKVYVSFLGKQERNDAGMKILNQSRGFIRSTIAKNVKMRKVPELQFFQDTSIEYGNRIEKKIREINEQDSAAAQDQPAADARQDAEA; this is encoded by the coding sequence ATGCCAAAGACAGACAGGATCGATGCGATCCTGCGCAGGGAGATTTCCCGGATCCTGCAGTTCGAGCTGAAGAACCCTAAACTGGGGTTCGTGACAGTGACAGACGTGCAGTGTACCGGCGATCTTTCCATCGCGAAAGTCTATGTATCGTTCCTGGGGAAACAGGAACGCAATGATGCGGGAATGAAGATCCTGAACCAGAGCAGGGGGTTCATCCGGAGCACGATCGCGAAGAACGTGAAAATGCGCAAGGTGCCCGAACTGCAGTTTTTCCAGGATACCAGCATCGAGTACGGCAACCGGATCGAGAAGAAGATCCGGGAGATCAATGAACAGGACAGTGCCGCTGCTCAGGACCAGCCGGCAGCCGATGCAAGACAGGATGCAGAGGCCTGA
- a CDS encoding transposase, giving the protein MVQTDTKICYGIGHRKSSIQRYYDSLLKMALKLMEYEEWLYTLGNRNSCSKTDLDATFMATKWDYYNQSGVTRPCYNCQIAVSDGLIVNADIFQNPGDTLTWQAFMDRYHDYTGKYPCRPVADAGYGSLDNYLYNLKNGIELVQKYGNFGKKKDRRFQKRIYNVLNWKQTEEGFLICPEGRVLDQYEGDNISRTRGGNLHISQMYAEKGHCEGCPRRSHCFRFGKYRRVGKNVVMEELQGKVDENLGCEEGKGLCRQRSIQVEGAFGILKQDRGMTRFRRRGLKGVKMEFLLNCLGLNLYKYHLFWLKQRANNLIGKLN; this is encoded by the coding sequence ATGGTCCAGACTGACACGAAAATCTGTTATGGGATCGGCCATCGCAAGTCTTCCATTCAGAGATACTATGATTCACTGTTGAAAATGGCTTTGAAGCTGATGGAGTATGAAGAATGGCTTTATACGCTTGGAAACCGCAACTCATGTTCAAAAACCGACCTTGATGCGACCTTCATGGCCACCAAATGGGATTATTACAACCAAAGCGGAGTCACCAGACCGTGCTACAACTGCCAGATCGCAGTCAGTGACGGATTGATCGTGAATGCGGATATATTCCAGAATCCGGGAGACACCCTCACCTGGCAGGCTTTCATGGACCGTTATCATGACTATACAGGGAAGTATCCTTGCAGACCCGTAGCGGATGCGGGATATGGAAGTCTTGACAATTACCTGTACAACCTGAAAAACGGGATAGAACTGGTACAGAAATACGGAAACTTTGGGAAGAAGAAGGACCGAAGATTCCAGAAGAGGATCTACAATGTGCTCAACTGGAAGCAAACAGAAGAAGGGTTTCTGATCTGTCCGGAAGGAAGGGTCCTGGATCAGTATGAAGGGGACAATATATCAAGGACCCGTGGTGGAAATCTTCATATCAGTCAGATGTACGCGGAGAAAGGCCATTGTGAGGGATGTCCCAGACGGTCCCATTGTTTCCGGTTCGGAAAGTACAGGAGAGTCGGAAAGAATGTAGTGATGGAAGAGCTGCAGGGAAAAGTAGATGAAAACCTGGGATGCGAAGAAGGAAAGGGACTCTGCAGGCAGCGGTCAATACAGGTGGAGGGAGCATTCGGGATCCTGAAGCAAGACCGGGGAATGACCAGATTCAGGCGAAGAGGATTGAAAGGTGTCAAGATGGAATTTCTTTTGAACTGTCTGGGTCTGAATCTTTATAAATATCATCTGTTCTGGCTTAAACAGAGGGCAAATAACCTTATAGGCAAGCTAAACTGA
- a CDS encoding IS3 family transposase has protein sequence MKQVEYELVAEDHKAGIQFSVSRVLHKLGLSRSGYYDYLKRKPSHQEKRRHDVKKAILQIYEDSHENYGAPKIAKILNSGGISITERTVGVYMRQMGIRAQWVKPHTQTTIRSDFSGNLKNLLDRNFSPAHPNCVWCTDITYIHTKLDGFVYLACIMDLYSRRIISWKLTKTLDTGPILKSIEEARKRRPSQEPIMIHTDRGIHYTCDLYRKLTRGMIRSYSAKGVPYDNACIESFHSLIKREWLSRFDIQNYRHAYRLVSQYIDDWYNPERIHSHCGYMSPAEYEVMFQRTSTD, from the coding sequence CTGAAGCAGGTCGAATACGAACTTGTTGCCGAGGATCATAAAGCTGGAATCCAATTCTCGGTATCCAGGGTGCTTCATAAACTTGGTCTTTCAAGATCTGGCTATTACGACTATTTAAAGCGGAAACCCAGCCACCAGGAAAAGCGCAGGCATGATGTGAAAAAGGCCATCCTTCAGATTTATGAAGACAGCCACGAAAACTACGGAGCGCCAAAAATCGCTAAAATCCTGAACTCAGGAGGGATCTCCATTACAGAAAGGACCGTTGGTGTTTATATGCGTCAAATGGGGATCCGAGCACAGTGGGTCAAGCCTCATACACAAACCACAATACGAAGTGATTTCAGTGGAAATCTGAAGAATCTTCTGGATAGAAACTTCTCTCCGGCTCACCCAAACTGCGTATGGTGCACAGATATCACCTATATCCACACAAAGCTGGACGGATTCGTTTACCTTGCCTGCATCATGGATCTGTATTCCAGAAGGATCATTTCCTGGAAGCTTACAAAAACGCTGGACACAGGTCCAATTCTGAAATCGATCGAAGAAGCCAGAAAACGCCGGCCGTCCCAGGAACCGATAATGATTCATACGGACCGAGGAATCCACTATACCTGTGATCTGTACAGAAAACTGACCAGAGGAATGATTCGCAGTTATTCAGCAAAAGGAGTTCCGTATGACAACGCCTGTATTGAATCATTCCACTCCCTGATCAAGAGGGAATGGCTGAGCAGGTTCGATATACAGAACTACAGGCATGCATACCGACTGGTGAGTCAGTATATAGATGACTGGTACAACCCTGAACGGATACACAGCCACTGTGGATATATGTCCCCAGCAGAATATGAAGTAATGTTCCAAAGGACCAGCACTGACTGA
- a CDS encoding transposase, translated as MAKKRKTFTDEFKQDAVQFLTNHPEMTVIECAETLGVGRSTLERWRADFNRSGLSAVTAHNNDKEEKDLLKENVRLQRELRDSQEALKILKKAISILGN; from the coding sequence ATGGCAAAGAAACGTAAAACATTTACAGATGAATTCAAGCAGGATGCGGTTCAATTTTTGACTAACCATCCAGAAATGACCGTTATAGAATGTGCTGAAACACTTGGTGTAGGCCGCAGCACCCTGGAAAGATGGAGGGCAGATTTCAACCGATCCGGTCTTTCAGCTGTGACAGCTCATAATAATGACAAGGAAGAAAAAGACCTTCTCAAAGAAAATGTCAGGCTTCAACGAGAACTCAGGGACTCACAGGAGGCTTTGAAGATTCTAAAAAAAGCCATAAGCATTCTGGGAAACTGA
- a CDS encoding transposase produces the protein MLKNIQPNYIHYPFGVQESLALDVPVRIQSDDPVYSFLEAIERINLAKYFAPVRSNNSSSHDRVMLLRVILFSYMTSRKNISLRELESLCRTDCRFLYLSNYEMPSHQAFKRVLDILQEGAIDDIFFELSHHIAVDLMCIDPHVQFVDGTKIEANAHKNSFVYKKRIVNSRKKLYLSASALLSEINSFFGYD, from the coding sequence GTGCTAAAAAACATACAACCGAATTATATCCATTATCCGTTCGGCGTACAAGAATCACTCGCGCTGGATGTACCAGTCCGAATCCAATCTGATGACCCTGTTTACTCTTTCCTGGAAGCGATAGAAAGGATCAATCTTGCCAAATACTTCGCTCCGGTCAGATCGAACAATTCCAGCTCTCACGATCGTGTGATGCTGCTCCGGGTCATCCTTTTCTCATACATGACATCCAGAAAGAACATCTCCCTCAGGGAGCTGGAATCCCTGTGCCGTACAGACTGTCGGTTTCTTTACCTGTCCAACTATGAAATGCCCAGCCATCAGGCTTTCAAAAGGGTCCTGGATATCCTTCAGGAAGGGGCCATCGATGATATTTTCTTTGAGCTCAGCCATCATATCGCCGTCGATCTGATGTGCATCGACCCACATGTGCAATTCGTCGATGGAACAAAGATAGAAGCTAATGCCCACAAGAATTCTTTCGTCTATAAGAAGAGGATCGTGAACAGTCGCAAGAAGCTGTATCTGAGCGCTTCAGCTTTGTTAAGCGAGATCAATTCCTTCTTTGGCTATGACTGA
- a CDS encoding acetyl-CoA C-acetyltransferase, translating into MNKAYIVAAKRSAIGTFLGSLTNVPAAELGATVLKAAIAEAGIEPKDINEVIIGNVIGAGLGQNIARHISLDAGIPESVPAHSINMVCGSGLEAIIEATIRIHAGWGDLFVAGGVENMSAAPYLLSGKNRTGTKMGNQTIVDAMTYDALTDAMNNVHMGVTAENIAKKYNITREMQDEFALASQEKALKAIADGKFKDEIVPIEVKQRKATVVFDTDEHPRATSLEKLAKLRPAFIKDGTVTAGNASGINDGASMCIVASEEAVKKYNLKPIAEVIGCGQGGVDPLYMGLGPTPAILNALKQADLKLQDMDVIELNEAFASQSLGVVHELVEKTGIDRDELLKITNVNGGAIALGHPVGASGNRIFVSLLHEMVREKAKYGLASLCIGGGMGTAVVVKNCED; encoded by the coding sequence ATGAACAAAGCCTACATCGTCGCTGCCAAGCGTTCCGCCATCGGTACATTTCTGGGCAGTCTGACCAATGTTCCCGCCGCCGAGCTGGGAGCCACAGTCCTGAAGGCAGCCATTGCCGAAGCAGGCATTGAGCCCAAGGACATCAACGAAGTCATCATCGGCAACGTCATCGGCGCAGGCCTGGGCCAGAACATCGCCCGCCACATTTCCCTGGATGCCGGCATTCCCGAAAGCGTGCCTGCCCACTCCATCAACATGGTCTGCGGATCCGGTCTGGAAGCCATCATTGAAGCGACCATCCGCATTCATGCAGGCTGGGGCGACCTGTTCGTGGCCGGCGGCGTGGAAAACATGTCCGCTGCTCCCTACCTGCTGAGCGGCAAAAACCGCACCGGCACAAAAATGGGCAACCAGACAATTGTGGATGCCATGACCTATGATGCCCTGACAGACGCCATGAATAATGTACACATGGGCGTGACTGCAGAAAACATTGCCAAGAAATACAACATCACCCGTGAAATGCAGGACGAATTTGCCCTGGCATCCCAGGAAAAAGCCCTGAAGGCCATTGCAGACGGCAAATTCAAGGACGAAATCGTTCCCATCGAAGTAAAACAGCGCAAGGCAACGGTTGTCTTCGACACCGATGAACACCCCCGTGCCACGTCCCTGGAAAAACTGGCGAAACTTCGTCCGGCCTTCATCAAGGACGGCACAGTCACAGCCGGCAACGCATCCGGCATCAACGACGGCGCTTCCATGTGTATCGTGGCAAGCGAAGAAGCCGTGAAGAAATACAACCTGAAGCCCATTGCCGAAGTCATCGGCTGCGGACAGGGCGGCGTCGATCCCCTGTACATGGGCCTGGGTCCCACACCTGCGATCCTGAACGCCCTGAAACAGGCAGACCTGAAGCTGCAGGACATGGATGTCATCGAGCTGAACGAAGCCTTCGCATCCCAGTCTCTGGGTGTGGTTCATGAACTGGTGGAAAAGACAGGCATCGACCGCGATGAACTCCTGAAGATCACCAACGTGAACGGCGGCGCCATCGCCCTGGGTCACCCCGTTGGTGCATCCGGCAACCGGATCTTCGTTTCCCTGCTGCACGAAATGGTTCGTGAAAAAGCGAAATACGGTCTGGCCAGCCTCTGCATCGGCGGCGGCATGGGTACCGCAGTCGTTGTCAAGAACTGCGAAGATTAG
- a CDS encoding acyl-CoA dehydrogenase: MDFNLTEQQKLMQKLFREVAENEVKENAADVDENERFPKEAVQVMRDAKMLGIPYPKEYGGAGADYLSYILAVEELSKKCATTGVVLSAHTSLGTWPIAQFGTPEQKEKYLRPLASGEKLAAFGLTEPNAGTDAAGQQTTAVKDGDDYVINGTKIFITNAGEADVYIIFAMTDKSKGTRGISAFIVEKDTPGFTIGQHEKKLGIRGSATSELIFNNVRVPKENLLGKEGQGFRIAMQTLDGGRIGIAAQALGIAQGAIDEVIPYVKARKQFGRPIAKFQNTQFQLANMQTAVDAARLLVYQAAMAKEQGKPYTTLAAEAKLFAAETAMDVTTKAIQLMGGYGYTRDLPVERMFRDAKITEIYEGTSEVQRMVISGAMLK; encoded by the coding sequence ATGGATTTTAACCTGACAGAGCAGCAGAAGCTGATGCAGAAGCTGTTCCGCGAAGTTGCGGAAAATGAAGTAAAGGAAAACGCAGCAGACGTTGACGAAAACGAACGCTTCCCGAAGGAAGCCGTTCAGGTCATGAGAGACGCCAAGATGCTGGGTATTCCATATCCCAAGGAATATGGAGGCGCCGGTGCCGACTATCTGAGCTACATCCTCGCAGTCGAGGAACTGAGCAAGAAGTGTGCAACAACCGGTGTTGTCCTGTCCGCTCACACCTCCCTGGGCACCTGGCCCATCGCCCAGTTCGGCACACCCGAACAGAAGGAAAAATATCTTCGCCCGCTGGCATCCGGTGAAAAGCTGGCTGCCTTCGGCCTGACTGAACCCAATGCAGGCACAGACGCTGCCGGTCAGCAGACGACTGCCGTGAAGGATGGCGACGATTATGTCATCAACGGCACCAAGATTTTCATCACCAACGCCGGTGAAGCCGATGTCTACATCATCTTTGCCATGACAGACAAGTCCAAGGGCACCCGCGGCATTTCCGCTTTCATCGTGGAGAAGGACACACCGGGCTTCACCATTGGCCAGCACGAAAAGAAACTGGGTATCCGCGGTTCCGCTACCAGCGAGCTGATTTTCAACAACGTGCGTGTTCCGAAGGAGAACCTTCTGGGCAAGGAAGGCCAGGGATTCCGCATTGCCATGCAGACACTGGATGGCGGCCGGATCGGCATCGCAGCCCAGGCGCTTGGCATTGCACAGGGCGCCATTGACGAAGTCATTCCCTATGTGAAGGCAAGAAAACAGTTCGGCCGTCCCATTGCAAAATTCCAGAACACCCAGTTCCAGCTGGCAAACATGCAGACTGCCGTGGACGCAGCACGTCTGCTGGTGTACCAGGCTGCAATGGCAAAGGAACAGGGAAAACCCTATACAACACTGGCTGCGGAAGCCAAGCTGTTTGCGGCAGAAACCGCCATGGATGTGACCACAAAGGCCATTCAGCTCATGGGCGGCTACGGCTACACCCGCGATCTGCCGGTTGAACGCATGTTCCGTGATGCCAAGATCACCGAGATCTATGAAGGAACATCGGAAGTGCAGCGCATGGTCATCTCCGGCGCCATGCTGAAGTAG